Proteins from a single region of Deltaproteobacteria bacterium:
- a CDS encoding biotin--[acetyl-CoA-carboxylase] ligase, whose translation MDSAKDKSGPDLAGELTAAAILRGLGTRRLGRRVDVYPELVSTNRTAHALAQAGEPEGAVVIAEAQTRGQGRMGRHWVSPPGRNLYISFILRPRLAPAESAKITLLTAVALADTLNEHVPRAPRIKWPNDILLGGLKVAGVLSELACESERTLFVIVGIGVNLNYPRALMPAEIRARATSVMEEAGTAVDRAQVTRALVRHMENRYIEFEEGGFAPIARRWNDYARMEGRRVLAHTPAGERAGRVRELDGSGFLVLDCGGGRTERVVSGDVVLVDGAEGA comes from the coding sequence ATGGATTCGGCAAAGGACAAGTCCGGCCCGGACCTGGCCGGGGAGTTGACCGCGGCCGCCATCCTCCGCGGCCTGGGTACCCGGCGCCTCGGGCGCCGCGTCGACGTGTACCCGGAGCTGGTATCCACCAACCGCACCGCTCACGCGCTGGCCCAGGCCGGCGAACCCGAGGGCGCCGTCGTCATCGCGGAGGCACAGACACGAGGGCAGGGGAGAATGGGCCGGCACTGGGTTTCGCCGCCGGGCCGCAACCTCTACATCTCCTTCATCCTGCGGCCGCGGCTCGCTCCCGCCGAGTCCGCCAAAATCACGCTGCTCACCGCGGTGGCCCTGGCGGACACCCTGAACGAACACGTTCCGCGCGCGCCCCGGATCAAGTGGCCCAACGACATCCTGCTGGGAGGCCTCAAGGTAGCCGGCGTCCTGAGCGAACTCGCGTGCGAGTCCGAGCGGACGCTGTTCGTGATCGTCGGCATCGGCGTGAACCTGAACTACCCGCGCGCGCTCATGCCCGCGGAAATCCGCGCGCGCGCCACCTCGGTCATGGAGGAGGCGGGGACCGCGGTGGACCGGGCGCAGGTGACGCGTGCCCTGGTGCGCCACATGGAGAACCGCTACATCGAGTTCGAGGAGGGCGGGTTCGCGCCCATCGCGCGCCGCTGGAACGACTACGCGCGCATGGAAGGGCGCCGGGTGCTCGCGCACACGCCGGCCGGCGAGCGCGCCGGCCGCGTCCGGGAACTCGACGGGAGCGGCTTCCTGGTGCTGGATTGCGGCGGCGGCCGGACCGAGCGCGTGGTGAGTGGGGACGTCGTCCTGGTCGACGGAGCGGAAGGAGCGTAG
- a CDS encoding valine--tRNA ligase produces the protein MPREIAKSYSHQEVESRWYERWAEGAHFAPNGTGGPSYSMVIPPPNVTGSLHMGHALNNTLQDVLCRFHRMDGHNVLWVPGTDHAGIATQNVVERQLADEGLGRGDLGREAFIERVWSWREETGGTILRQLRALGVSCDWSRERFTMDEGLSRAVREAFVCLWEDGLLYRAERLINWCPRCKTALADIEVVHEEVDGHLWHVRYPLVGEGELVVATTRPETMLGDTGVAVHPEDARHATIVGRHARLPVVGRDIPVVADAFVDPEFGTGAVKITPGHDFNDFEIGLRNNLELINILDDDAAVRREAFAPADAPAPAWVERYAGLDRYAARERIVRELEEAGLLAQVQPYRHAVGKCYRCHTAIEPYLTPQWFVKIQPLAEPAMDAVRQGRTRILPEGWKNSYFAWMENIKDWCVSRQIWWGHQIPAWYCAGCNPALAADGGGRIAPECLPVVARTAPERCATCGGDRFVQDPDVLDTWFSSALWPFSTLGWPDKTAELAAFYPTAALVTGFDILFFWVARMMMMGLKFMDEVPFRDVYIHALVRDQEGQKMSKSKGNVIDPLIMVNRYGADPFRFTLVAMTAMGRDVKLAEDRIAGYQHFVNKLWNAARFALMNIDDDVLAEPRRTPADLAGTDLDLADRWILSRLRVTVERAREAIRAYRFNDYAHHLYQFTWHEFCDWYIEMSKLRLNGADGSRTTQRVLHTVLQNILLLLHPLMPFVTEELWSAVTAREVSSSRSNDIMVQPYPTAEEFPAAPDTEEEVAFLSGIIRAVRNLRTEMNVPPSKKVRVVLSDSEERLALVRAHEPLLCALARTDSPEYLAQGLRPQRVATAIVETTHVYVPLDAAVDLDEESSRLNRSLEKLETEMGRVRKKLANENFTAKARPDVVEREREKAQEMEEKIEALNRSLERIRELQAQ, from the coding sequence ATGCCCCGAGAAATCGCCAAGTCGTACAGTCATCAGGAGGTGGAAAGCCGCTGGTACGAGCGCTGGGCCGAGGGCGCGCACTTTGCCCCCAACGGCACCGGCGGTCCGTCCTATTCCATGGTCATTCCGCCTCCCAACGTCACCGGTTCCCTGCACATGGGCCATGCCTTGAACAACACCCTCCAGGACGTGCTGTGCCGCTTCCACCGGATGGACGGACACAACGTCCTGTGGGTGCCCGGCACCGACCACGCGGGCATCGCCACCCAGAACGTGGTGGAGCGGCAGCTCGCGGACGAAGGGCTGGGGCGTGGCGACCTGGGCCGCGAAGCGTTCATCGAGCGCGTGTGGAGCTGGCGCGAGGAGACCGGCGGCACCATCCTGCGTCAGTTGCGCGCCCTCGGCGTTTCGTGCGACTGGAGCCGCGAGCGCTTCACCATGGACGAGGGGCTTTCCCGAGCGGTGCGCGAGGCCTTCGTGTGCCTCTGGGAGGACGGGCTGCTCTATCGCGCGGAACGGTTGATCAACTGGTGCCCCCGCTGCAAGACCGCGCTGGCCGACATCGAGGTGGTGCACGAAGAGGTGGACGGCCACCTGTGGCACGTGCGCTATCCCCTGGTGGGGGAGGGCGAGCTGGTGGTGGCCACCACCCGGCCGGAGACGATGCTGGGCGATACCGGCGTCGCGGTCCATCCCGAGGACGCGCGCCACGCCACGATCGTGGGTCGGCACGCGCGTCTTCCCGTGGTGGGACGCGATATCCCCGTGGTGGCGGACGCCTTCGTCGATCCGGAGTTCGGCACCGGCGCGGTGAAGATCACTCCGGGACACGACTTCAACGACTTCGAAATCGGCTTGAGAAACAATCTCGAACTCATTAATATCCTTGATGATGACGCAGCGGTGCGCCGAGAAGCGTTCGCTCCTGCGGACGCTCCGGCACCCGCTTGGGTCGAACGTTACGCCGGCCTCGACCGCTATGCCGCGCGCGAGCGCATCGTGCGGGAGCTGGAGGAAGCGGGCCTGCTGGCCCAGGTCCAGCCCTACCGCCACGCCGTGGGCAAGTGCTACCGCTGCCACACGGCCATCGAGCCCTATCTCACCCCGCAGTGGTTCGTGAAGATCCAGCCGTTGGCGGAGCCGGCCATGGACGCCGTGCGCCAGGGCCGCACGCGCATACTCCCCGAGGGGTGGAAGAACTCGTACTTCGCGTGGATGGAGAACATCAAGGACTGGTGCGTGTCGCGCCAGATCTGGTGGGGCCATCAAATTCCGGCGTGGTACTGCGCCGGGTGCAACCCTGCGCTCGCGGCGGACGGCGGCGGCCGGATCGCGCCGGAATGCCTCCCCGTGGTGGCGCGCACCGCGCCGGAGCGCTGCGCGACGTGCGGCGGCGACCGTTTCGTGCAGGATCCCGACGTCCTCGACACCTGGTTCTCCTCCGCCCTGTGGCCGTTCTCCACCTTGGGCTGGCCCGACAAGACCGCGGAACTCGCCGCCTTCTATCCCACGGCCGCGCTGGTCACGGGTTTCGATATCCTGTTCTTCTGGGTCGCGCGCATGATGATGATGGGGCTCAAGTTCATGGACGAAGTGCCCTTCCGGGACGTGTATATCCACGCCCTGGTGCGCGACCAGGAAGGCCAGAAGATGTCCAAGTCCAAGGGCAACGTCATCGACCCCCTGATCATGGTGAACCGCTACGGCGCCGATCCGTTCCGTTTCACCCTGGTGGCCATGACCGCCATGGGGCGGGACGTGAAGCTGGCGGAGGATCGCATCGCGGGCTACCAGCACTTCGTCAACAAGCTGTGGAACGCCGCGCGCTTCGCGCTCATGAACATCGACGACGACGTGCTCGCGGAACCCCGCCGCACACCGGCCGATCTCGCCGGGACCGATCTGGACCTGGCCGATCGCTGGATACTGTCGCGTCTCAGGGTCACGGTGGAGCGCGCCCGGGAAGCCATCCGTGCGTATCGGTTCAACGATTACGCGCACCATCTCTACCAGTTCACCTGGCACGAGTTCTGTGACTGGTACATCGAGATGAGCAAGCTGCGCCTCAACGGCGCGGACGGCTCCCGCACCACCCAGAGGGTGCTGCACACCGTGCTCCAGAACATCCTGCTGCTGCTCCATCCGCTGATGCCCTTCGTGACCGAGGAGTTGTGGAGCGCGGTCACCGCCCGGGAAGTCTCGTCGTCGCGGAGCAACGACATCATGGTCCAGCCCTATCCGACGGCCGAGGAGTTTCCCGCGGCTCCCGACACGGAGGAGGAGGTGGCGTTCTTGAGCGGCATCATCCGCGCGGTGCGGAACCTCCGGACGGAGATGAACGTGCCGCCTTCCAAAAAGGTCCGGGTCGTGCTGTCGGACTCCGAAGAACGCCTGGCCCTCGTACGCGCTCACGAACCGCTCTTGTGCGCGCTGGCGCGGACGGATTCGCCGGAATACCTTGCGCAAGGCCTCCGGCCCCAGCGGGTGGCCACGGCCATTGTGGAAACCACCCACGTGTATGTCCCGTTGGACGCCGCGGTGGATCTCGATGAGGAAAGCAGCCGTCTCAACCGCTCCCTGGAGAAGCTCGAGACCGAGATGGGGCGCGTGCGCAAGAAGCTCGCCAACGAGAACTTTACGGCCAAGGCACGGCCGGACGTGGTGGAGCGGGAGCGCGAGAAGGCGCAGGAGATGGAAGAGAAGATCGAAGCCCTGAACCGCAGCCTGGAGCGGATACGGGAGCTTCAGGCACAGTAA